The following are encoded in a window of Brevibacillus sp. DP1.3A genomic DNA:
- a CDS encoding carbohydrate ABC transporter permease, producing the protein MKMTVGGRAVSYVLAYLFALIALYPIVLMISSSLKTNMEIFASPLSLPKTFSLDTYKKLWEAVPFADFLWNSVFVSAMSVLLITVFSAMAAFYLSRFSFKWTGGLYFFFIVGLMIPIKLGIVPLFLLMKNLGLLNSLWSLILIYTASGIPISVFILTGFFRTLPIELEEAARIDGCSHFQVFWRVLLPLIRPALATVIIINFIHAWNDFFFPLIFIQEEALKTIPVGMMVLFGEYETDWSLLFAGLTLSALPMIVLFLMASRQFMEGLTAGAVK; encoded by the coding sequence GTGAAGATGACTGTGGGTGGGAGAGCTGTATCTTATGTGCTGGCGTATTTATTTGCGTTAATCGCGCTATATCCGATCGTACTGATGATTTCTTCTTCCTTGAAAACAAATATGGAGATATTTGCGAGTCCGCTCTCGCTTCCGAAGACGTTTAGCCTGGATACGTATAAGAAGCTGTGGGAAGCCGTGCCTTTTGCTGATTTTTTATGGAACAGTGTATTCGTCAGTGCCATGTCTGTCTTGTTGATTACGGTTTTTTCAGCGATGGCGGCCTTTTACTTGTCGCGATTTTCCTTTAAATGGACAGGGGGGCTATACTTCTTTTTCATTGTTGGCCTGATGATTCCGATCAAGTTGGGGATCGTTCCCTTATTTTTGCTGATGAAGAATCTCGGGCTCTTGAATTCACTGTGGTCGCTGATTCTGATTTATACGGCGAGTGGCATTCCGATCTCTGTTTTTATTTTGACGGGCTTCTTCCGGACGTTGCCGATTGAGCTGGAGGAAGCGGCGCGGATCGATGGGTGCAGCCATTTTCAGGTGTTTTGGCGCGTGCTCTTGCCGCTGATTCGTCCGGCCTTGGCTACGGTGATCATTATTAATTTCATCCATGCGTGGAACGACTTTTTCTTTCCGTTGATTTTCATTCAAGAGGAAGCACTCAAGACGATTCCGGTAGGCATGATGGTGCTGTTTGGAGAATATGAAACAGATTGGAGCCTACTGTTTGCTGGGCTCACGTTGTCTGCCTTACCGATGATCGTCTTGTTTTTGATGGCATCGAGGCAGTTTATGGAGGGGTTGACGGCAGGTGCAGTCAAGTAA
- a CDS encoding carbohydrate ABC transporter permease: MRWLIHLFPLPALVIYTLFVVYPIFSAFLYSLYDWNGIKRGVFVGLQNFITLFTVEPFNEMFWNAFRHNVFYFVIEMIVQNGIAFGLAFLIYRKIRGSGFLKIAYFMPRLLSVIVIGFLWKLILNPNYGALNTILAKIGLGEWARPWLGDPDTALLAIILINCWFGIGFAMLIFLAGLQSIPEDLIEAARLDGATGWRMLWKMILPLCMPAITIMTIFTFIQAFEAFELVYAMQGSMGEPFYSTDTLAVYFYRMAFSSGAGDVTLGLGSALAVVLFFIVGSVSALSLYLMRKREVQH; the protein is encoded by the coding sequence GTGCGCTGGCTGATTCACTTGTTTCCGCTGCCCGCGCTTGTTATTTATACGTTGTTTGTCGTGTATCCGATCTTTTCGGCATTCTTATACAGCTTGTACGACTGGAATGGCATCAAGCGCGGGGTTTTTGTCGGACTACAAAATTTCATCACGCTGTTTACGGTGGAGCCCTTCAACGAAATGTTCTGGAATGCTTTTCGGCATAATGTCTTCTACTTTGTGATCGAAATGATTGTGCAAAATGGGATCGCTTTCGGACTGGCTTTTCTCATCTATCGCAAAATACGAGGTTCCGGGTTTCTCAAGATCGCTTATTTCATGCCAAGGCTGTTGTCTGTAATTGTTATTGGGTTTTTATGGAAGTTGATTTTAAATCCGAATTACGGGGCACTCAATACGATTTTGGCAAAAATTGGTTTAGGTGAGTGGGCCAGACCATGGCTCGGTGACCCGGATACAGCGCTTCTCGCGATTATTTTGATTAACTGCTGGTTTGGCATAGGCTTTGCCATGCTGATCTTTTTGGCGGGACTTCAGTCGATCCCGGAGGATTTGATCGAGGCGGCGAGGTTGGATGGGGCAACTGGCTGGCGGATGCTGTGGAAAATGATTTTGCCGCTGTGCATGCCAGCAATCACGATTATGACGATATTTACGTTCATTCAGGCGTTTGAAGCGTTCGAGCTCGTCTACGCCATGCAAGGATCGATGGGTGAGCCGTTTTATTCGACGGATACGCTGGCTGTTTACTTTTATCGCATGGCGTTTAGCAGCGGAGCTGGGGATGTCACACTTGGACTCGGTTCGGCATTGGCTGTCGTGTTGTTTTTCATCGTCGGATCTGTGTCGGCGCTGTCACTCTATTTGATGAGGAAACGAGAAGTCCAACACTAG
- a CDS encoding ABC transporter substrate-binding protein gives MKQFRFRYVASIVLAAVMVVTGCSGGGTETQSGGGQGGGQQVTLSMHSWRVEDTEGYKAIIKAFEADNPNIKIDFKPFKATEYNTILNTALQSDSGPDILQLRPYAPGITLAEAGHLEPLDNVPGLSTIPKDVLAAATGKDGKVYGVPLSLNSTQFYYNKKIFEQNGLQAPKSWDELIATAKTLKEKGIVPISFGAKEGWLLSLSHGVIAPASYSGTDYLDKLLKGESDLKSAEFLQSVQRMQELIPYFPENYVGLELNDMRTLFATEKAAMFINGSFELEGIKKLNPDLPLDFFPMPTDDGKQVLTTWVDGSYAVNAKSKHKAEALKFMEFMATKKFGELFANQFKRISAVPGVSTDDPLVNKMAELSQSSATPYLMVVNFAEGKPTTKQTLENALQGMYLGKLTPEQVVEEVQKSAATWFPPFKK, from the coding sequence ATGAAGCAATTTCGTTTTCGCTATGTAGCTTCAATCGTGTTGGCTGCGGTTATGGTAGTGACAGGATGTAGCGGTGGAGGAACCGAAACACAGTCTGGCGGCGGGCAGGGTGGAGGACAGCAGGTAACACTCTCCATGCATAGCTGGCGTGTTGAAGACACAGAGGGCTACAAAGCCATCATCAAGGCTTTTGAGGCAGACAATCCGAATATCAAGATCGACTTCAAACCATTCAAAGCAACGGAGTACAATACCATCTTAAACACGGCGCTCCAAAGCGACAGTGGTCCAGATATTTTGCAACTGCGTCCCTACGCTCCAGGGATTACCTTGGCTGAAGCTGGACATCTGGAGCCTCTCGACAATGTGCCAGGCCTATCCACCATACCAAAAGACGTCCTCGCAGCGGCCACAGGTAAAGATGGTAAAGTCTACGGTGTCCCACTATCCCTGAACTCCACGCAATTTTACTACAACAAGAAAATCTTCGAGCAAAACGGGCTCCAGGCACCGAAAAGCTGGGATGAGCTGATTGCGACAGCCAAAACATTGAAAGAGAAAGGAATCGTTCCGATCTCTTTCGGAGCAAAGGAAGGCTGGCTTCTTTCTCTCAGTCATGGTGTGATTGCTCCAGCTAGCTACAGCGGAACGGACTATCTCGACAAGCTGCTAAAAGGAGAAAGTGACCTAAAAAGCGCCGAGTTCCTCCAATCCGTGCAGCGTATGCAAGAACTTATCCCTTATTTCCCGGAAAATTATGTAGGTCTCGAATTGAATGATATGCGGACGTTGTTCGCCACGGAAAAAGCAGCGATGTTCATCAATGGTAGCTTTGAACTAGAAGGCATCAAAAAGCTCAACCCCGATTTGCCACTTGATTTCTTTCCGATGCCAACCGATGACGGTAAACAAGTCCTGACAACCTGGGTCGATGGTTCCTATGCCGTCAATGCCAAGTCCAAACATAAAGCAGAGGCATTGAAGTTCATGGAATTCATGGCGACGAAAAAGTTCGGGGAGCTATTCGCAAATCAATTCAAACGAATCAGCGCGGTGCCAGGTGTATCGACAGACGATCCGTTGGTAAACAAGATGGCAGAGCTGTCCCAATCAAGCGCCACACCCTATTTGATGGTCGTCAACTTCGCGGAAGGAAAACCGACCACGAAGCAAACATTGGAAAACGCCCTCCAAGGCATGTATTTAGGGAAGCTCACCCCTGAGCAGGTCGTAGAAGAAGTACAAAAGTCGGCGGCTACCTGGTTTCCTCCCTTTAAGAAGTAG
- a CDS encoding serine hydrolase encodes MDDLELLLQGWVDNGLLPGAALRIVRDRRIWYACDVGTTSIAKDQRVTPDTMFDLASLTKVTATLPAILLLMQEGVIALDDQISRFFPDCPADKKRITLAQLLAHTSGMPADLAERRRDSEIDLPELLYAQELIHEPGAQVVYSDLGMIWLGLVIEQVTGERLDQFVTRRIFTPLGMAHTAYCPNQQIYRNIASSEYCSLTNAYITGEVHDEKAFAMGGVAGHAGLFSTADDLCRYAMSWLYQDPRILASEWYELAIRNHTEQAGGSRGYGWELNQASTTLSCGSGWHRKSFGHTGFTGTSMWIDPEQQFAVIFLTNAVHLGRNHQLRQLRPILHDAVTAQLLQT; translated from the coding sequence ATGGACGATCTGGAGCTGCTATTGCAAGGATGGGTGGACAACGGTTTGCTGCCGGGAGCTGCCTTGCGAATCGTACGTGATCGTCGTATCTGGTATGCGTGTGATGTCGGGACGACGAGTATCGCCAAAGACCAGCGGGTGACGCCGGATACCATGTTTGACCTGGCGTCGCTCACCAAAGTGACAGCGACGCTGCCTGCTATCCTTTTGCTCATGCAGGAGGGAGTGATAGCGCTAGATGATCAGATTAGTCGATTTTTTCCCGATTGTCCCGCTGATAAAAAGCGGATCACACTCGCGCAGCTGCTTGCGCATACCTCAGGAATGCCGGCAGATTTGGCAGAAAGAAGGCGCGATAGCGAGATCGATTTGCCAGAGTTGTTGTATGCGCAAGAATTGATTCACGAGCCAGGGGCCCAGGTAGTTTACAGTGATTTGGGCATGATCTGGTTGGGCCTTGTTATCGAGCAAGTAACCGGAGAGCGCTTGGACCAATTTGTTACCCGGCGCATCTTCACCCCATTGGGCATGGCACATACCGCCTACTGTCCAAATCAACAAATTTATCGGAATATTGCGTCTTCTGAATATTGTAGCCTCACCAACGCCTACATTACAGGCGAGGTTCATGATGAGAAAGCATTTGCGATGGGAGGGGTTGCCGGACATGCTGGACTATTTTCAACGGCTGACGATTTGTGCCGATACGCGATGAGCTGGTTGTACCAAGATCCTCGAATACTTGCGAGCGAATGGTACGAACTGGCGATTCGCAATCATACAGAGCAAGCAGGGGGGAGTAGAGGGTATGGCTGGGAGCTCAATCAAGCGTCCACCACCTTGAGCTGTGGAAGCGGCTGGCATCGTAAGAGCTTCGGGCATACGGGCTTTACTGGAACCAGTATGTGGATCGACCCGGAGCAACAGTTTGCTGTCATCTTTCTCACTAACGCTGTTCATCTAGGCCGCAATCATCAGCTTCGGCAATTACGACCGATTTTGCACGATGCTGTTACGGCCCAGCTTTTGCAGACCTAA
- a CDS encoding MurR/RpiR family transcriptional regulator → MSHMLNGGLVSLQAILDQLKPSERKVADYILAHPEDVVKLSVQKLAEFSGVSEATIIRLARSLNMKGYQELKLRVAGDLTKQTAMGSYQEIMMEGSVESIMQAVSWNNIQSIQDTLSVLSNEEVKKAVDVLSVARKIDVYGVGASAVIADDIRQKFSRINLWCEAYSDFHAQLTSAVTLTEKDVVIGISYSGQTEDIIQSLTEAKQQGATIITLTKFGPSPVAELANIRLFTSSVEKSIRSGAMASRIAQLNVIDILFITMISRMQEQVIPLLEKSRLAVSRTKRSST, encoded by the coding sequence ATGTCACATATGTTAAATGGAGGGCTTGTCAGCCTACAAGCAATCTTGGATCAATTGAAACCTTCGGAGCGAAAAGTCGCTGATTATATCCTGGCTCACCCGGAAGATGTCGTGAAGCTTTCTGTACAAAAACTGGCGGAATTTAGTGGGGTTTCCGAGGCGACGATTATCCGTTTGGCTCGCTCTCTTAATATGAAGGGATATCAGGAGCTAAAGCTGCGCGTCGCGGGAGATTTGACGAAGCAGACGGCGATGGGCAGCTATCAGGAGATTATGATGGAGGGTTCAGTTGAATCGATTATGCAAGCGGTCAGCTGGAACAATATTCAATCCATCCAGGATACGCTCTCCGTCTTGTCCAACGAAGAAGTAAAGAAAGCAGTCGACGTGCTGTCGGTAGCCAGGAAGATTGATGTCTACGGCGTCGGTGCATCGGCAGTCATTGCTGACGATATCCGGCAAAAATTTTCGCGGATTAACTTGTGGTGTGAGGCTTATTCGGATTTTCACGCTCAATTGACGTCGGCAGTCACTTTAACGGAAAAAGACGTGGTCATCGGCATATCTTATTCAGGACAGACCGAAGACATTATTCAATCGTTGACGGAGGCTAAGCAGCAGGGAGCGACCATCATTACCCTGACCAAATTCGGTCCCTCACCAGTAGCCGAACTAGCCAATATCCGGCTGTTCACTAGCTCGGTAGAAAAAAGCATTCGCAGTGGAGCCATGGCTTCACGCATTGCTCAATTGAACGTCATCGATATTTTGTTTATTACCATGATCAGCAGGATGCAAGAGCAAGTCATACCCCTGTTGGAAAAATCAAGGCTTGCTGTGAGTCGAACGAAACGCTCATCGACGTAG
- a CDS encoding amidohydrolase produces the protein MKTLLIKDCMILTMVEGEKPFLGDIWIVDGRIAKIGPSLEEEADRVILAKNKVAMPGLINAHNHASMSLLRAFSDDLKLMDWLDKKMLPAEARMTREDVYWGTTLGIAEMIASGTTAFADMYVHMDAVAQAVLDSGIRASLTRGMVFFEDDGGRRMAEALDLIDNWTGAGDGRITTMLGPHAPYTCPPKPLQGVIGLSHKRQIPLHIHLAETIEEGEKIRAKYNQTPTEYLHELGMFHDTHVLLAHAVHLNESDVALLRGMRGGVAHNPVSNLKLGCGISPVRELIEAEVTVGMGTDGAGSATTLDMFAEIKAATWMQKLKHGDPTVLPAEAALRMATIESAKLLAIDHEVGTLEVGKRADLILIDLDKPHLQPVHDIPALLAYSATGTDVDTTIVNGEILMHQRQFQTLHWEEIKREATSRASRLVEGL, from the coding sequence ATGAAAACGTTACTGATTAAAGACTGCATGATATTGACGATGGTTGAGGGAGAGAAGCCATTTCTCGGGGATATTTGGATCGTGGATGGTCGAATCGCCAAAATCGGCCCATCCCTTGAAGAGGAAGCAGACCGTGTCATACTGGCTAAAAATAAGGTAGCGATGCCTGGTCTCATCAACGCGCACAACCATGCCAGCATGTCCTTGCTGCGTGCTTTTTCCGATGACCTCAAGCTGATGGATTGGTTGGACAAAAAGATGCTGCCAGCTGAAGCCCGGATGACAAGAGAAGATGTGTACTGGGGGACGACACTCGGGATCGCGGAAATGATCGCTTCTGGCACGACCGCTTTTGCCGATATGTACGTGCATATGGATGCGGTTGCCCAAGCGGTACTTGATTCCGGGATACGCGCTTCCTTGACTCGCGGCATGGTCTTTTTCGAGGATGACGGAGGACGACGAATGGCCGAAGCCTTAGACCTCATCGACAACTGGACGGGGGCTGGCGATGGCAGAATCACGACGATGCTCGGTCCGCACGCTCCTTATACATGCCCGCCGAAGCCTCTGCAAGGAGTCATCGGGCTTTCCCACAAGCGCCAAATCCCGCTCCACATCCATCTGGCTGAAACAATTGAAGAAGGAGAGAAAATCCGGGCCAAGTACAATCAGACTCCCACGGAGTATTTGCATGAACTGGGCATGTTCCACGACACCCACGTCTTGCTCGCTCATGCTGTTCATTTGAATGAATCCGATGTCGCGCTTCTTCGCGGTATGAGAGGCGGCGTCGCACATAATCCTGTCAGCAATTTGAAGCTCGGCTGCGGCATCTCCCCTGTCAGAGAGCTGATCGAGGCTGAGGTCACTGTCGGGATGGGAACAGATGGTGCTGGCAGTGCTACGACTCTCGATATGTTTGCCGAGATCAAAGCCGCAACTTGGATGCAAAAGCTCAAGCACGGCGATCCAACGGTACTGCCTGCCGAAGCTGCCTTGCGCATGGCTACCATCGAAAGTGCGAAGCTGCTTGCGATCGATCACGAAGTCGGAACTCTGGAAGTTGGGAAGAGAGCTGATCTCATCCTGATCGATCTAGATAAACCGCACCTGCAGCCTGTCCATGACATCCCTGCCCTACTTGCATACAGCGCGACGGGAACCGATGTGGATACAACCATTGTGAACGGAGAAATTTTGATGCATCAGCGCCAATTCCAAACCCTCCATTGGGAGGAAATAAAGAGAGAAGCGACATCACGAGCCAGCCGACTCGTCGAGGGTCTGTAA
- a CDS encoding TspO/MBR family protein, whose product MRLVHNILLFLAGVVVYSLGGLAFPDGGAWYDSLAKPDGTPPIYLFRIIWLILYALIAWSLLILIRTRQIDRELLLLYGINWFFHQLFFVLFIGYQLLVLAALDTILVMYSTWVLIRAIRPHHKIASSLLIPSFMWSMFAMCLAIGFCLLNL is encoded by the coding sequence ATGAGATTGGTGCACAATATTCTTCTATTTCTTGCAGGAGTGGTCGTTTATTCACTAGGTGGTCTTGCTTTTCCAGACGGTGGGGCCTGGTATGATTCCCTTGCCAAGCCCGATGGAACACCGCCAATCTACTTGTTTCGTATCATCTGGCTCATTTTATACGCGCTCATAGCATGGTCGTTACTGATCTTGATTCGAACGAGACAGATAGACCGCGAGCTTTTGCTTTTATACGGAATCAATTGGTTTTTTCATCAACTTTTTTTCGTGTTGTTTATCGGCTATCAACTGCTCGTATTGGCTGCGCTGGATACCATTCTGGTGATGTATTCGACATGGGTGCTGATTCGCGCCATTCGTCCCCACCACAAGATCGCATCCTCGCTGCTCATTCCCTCTTTCATGTGGAGCATGTTTGCGATGTGTCTCGCGATTGGCTTCTGCTTGCTCAACCTGTGA
- a CDS encoding metal-dependent hydrolase: MLDIRFHGHSSVQVTSEGHSIMIDPFISGSPVAATKLEDISVQYILLTHGHQDHILDAVELAKKNDATIVATHELATYLSWQGVKTISMNLGGSVQLPFGKVKMTQAFHSSGVVLDDEKQIVYMGMPGGFVIELGGKTIYHAGDTGLFGDMKLIGERHNIDLAFLPIGDVFTMGPEDALVAAEWVQADFVVPIHYDTFPPIKQDGEAFVAELAEKDIRGKALKPGETLRLP; encoded by the coding sequence ATGTTGGATATTCGTTTTCACGGACATTCTTCCGTGCAGGTAACAAGTGAAGGGCATTCAATTATGATTGATCCATTTATTTCAGGAAGCCCAGTGGCAGCAACCAAGCTGGAAGACATATCGGTTCAGTACATCCTTCTGACACATGGACACCAAGATCATATTTTGGATGCGGTAGAGTTGGCCAAGAAAAACGATGCGACAATCGTTGCAACCCATGAGCTTGCTACCTATTTGAGCTGGCAGGGAGTCAAGACCATCTCGATGAATCTGGGAGGCTCTGTCCAACTGCCATTTGGAAAAGTGAAAATGACACAGGCGTTCCACAGCTCCGGTGTCGTGCTGGATGATGAGAAACAAATCGTGTACATGGGAATGCCAGGGGGCTTTGTGATCGAGCTGGGTGGAAAAACGATCTATCACGCAGGGGATACAGGACTGTTCGGTGACATGAAGCTGATCGGAGAGCGTCATAACATCGATTTGGCGTTCCTGCCAATTGGAGATGTGTTCACAATGGGACCTGAGGATGCACTCGTAGCTGCCGAGTGGGTACAAGCCGATTTTGTTGTGCCCATTCATTACGATACATTCCCGCCGATCAAGCAGGATGGGGAAGCATTCGTAGCCGAGCTGGCTGAGAAAGACATCAGAGGCAAGGCATTGAAGCCAGGGGAGACATTGCGTTTGCCATAA